Proteins co-encoded in one Marinobacter qingdaonensis genomic window:
- a CDS encoding septum formation initiator family protein, producing the protein MKLLWTTMIVLILLLQVRLWVGEGSFAQVWALEQSIAEQREENAELATRNERLYAEVRNLRNEQSAVEERARMNLGLIREDETFFLVVEN; encoded by the coding sequence ATGAAGTTGCTTTGGACCACGATGATCGTGCTGATACTCCTGCTGCAGGTGCGCCTGTGGGTCGGGGAGGGCAGCTTCGCGCAGGTCTGGGCCCTGGAACAGTCCATTGCCGAACAGCGTGAGGAAAACGCCGAGCTGGCGACCCGCAATGAGCGGCTCTATGCCGAGGTGCGCAATCTGCGCAATGAGCAGAGCGCCGTGGAGGAGCGGGCCCGGATGAACCTTGGGTTGATTCGTGAGGACGAGACCTTCTTCCTTGTGGTAGAGAACTGA